The genomic window GGGTGGTGGAGAAGATTTACATCCATATCCATACGAACCTGATAGTTCGCAGCGTAAAACCCAATTGCCTGCTTCTGATTTTTCGCACCTTGAGCAATACGCACAGCATGAGAGAAATTTGCAAAAGGAACAAGAGCAGCTGTAACCCCTAAGATGGTCATAGGAGAGATTTCCAAATGGGTGTGCTCAGGAGTAAGATCCTTCTCATCATATGCAATAAGACAATTTTCTTCCTCCGCAGCATCAATGTACTCAACTAATCCTTGTTTAACAAGATCTGTAAATTGTAACTCTCCTTTACTTAATTGCTCAACTTGTCGCTGAGTAATTAATGGCTTTCCATCGCGCACAACAAGAACGGGGCGCAACAATCTTCCACGTGAACTTTCAATAAAGATGGTGTCAGTGTCTTCATCATAAGAATAGTTAACACTCACATCAATATTGCCCTGTCTACGCGCAGAAACAAAATCCTCGATGAACTTCTTCGCATCATCAACTTCCCCAAAAAATTTGTTATTAAGAAAAATCTCTGTCATATTAATCCACCCTCACTCCTAGTGATTTAAGAGTTTTAGCAACTTCTTCTTCAGCTGTATCTGCACTAACTCTTGAGAGCAGTGCAAGGTTCTTTCTAAGACCAATGTTGGTACCCTCAGGAGACTCCATAGCACAAATCCGCCCCCAATGTGTGGGGTGAAGTTCACGTGCAGCAAAATTCTCCTGGCTAGCAGAAAGAGGTGAAACAACTCTTTGCAAGTGAGACATAGTCTCATTGAAATTAAGACGCTGAATTCTCTGAGAAATCCCTTTACGTCCACCGCTCCAAGCACCCGTAGCAAGAGACGAGTACAAGCGCTGAGTAAGAAGTTTCTCTCTAATCAACACTTTCAAGCTAGGAAATTTACCTCTTTTAACGATACGCTGAAAGTTGTAGAGCATATCATTAATCAATACCTTGAAATTTACTGCAAATAGATCTGCAAGAAGATCTCCTGACATTTTAAGACGCTTATTTGCATAATGGTCCTTATCATCAAGCTCTATCTCACCATTACAGGTGAGCACGAATTTCTTAAGGAGTTTAGCAAGGTTCTTAGCCTTTGCTTCACGAGATTCCGCAGTCATACCAATGTGCGGAAGCAAGTACTTGTCAAGAATCTCTTCCATGCGTTCAATTCTTTGCTCTCTTGCCTGAGTAATTCCTGTTTTCTTAGCCAGGTAATCAAGAGCGTCTTCACGTGACTTGATATCAACAAACTCAAATAAGTTAACAATGACGGAGTCAAAGTGCTTATCCTTAGAAATATGGCGCATGATCTCTTCATCTTTAACAAGTCCAAGCGCTTTCATCAAAACAATAACGGGAACTTTCTTAACCCGTGTGAACGTGAGGTAGTAAATACCGTCTTTCATCTTCTCAAACGTATGAGGGATTTTGTACGCCCCACCTTCTGAGAATAAACGTCCAGTATACAAAGAAGGTCCAACTTTATTTTTCTCTATGAGAAGTCTGTTCGCAGCAAGATCTTCAACGGTAATCAAAACTTTTTCCGTCCCATTAATAATGAAGTAACCTCCTGGATCAGTAGGATCTTCACCTTTTGCGATCAGTTCTTCTTTTTTAAGTTTGGAGAGGTGGCAATGCTTTGATCTAAGCATGATGGGAAGCGTTCCGATCTGCGTTGTAAGGGTTTCTCTTTGTACTCCGTTAATATGTGCAGAGACTTCCATGTAAATAGGAGCAGCATAAGAAATTTTTCTTAGTCTTGCCTCAATTGGGTAAATTGGACGAGTAGAACCATCAGCTTCAGTAATCTCGGGTTGAGTTACCCAAATCTTATCAAAGCGAATTTCAAATTTTTCAACGTTGGGAGGAATAATTGTCGGTTCAACAACCTTGTTTTGATCAATAATCTCTTGAAGTTGGTGCTCAACAAAGTTATTGAATGATTCAATTTCTGAGTCAATGAATCCTTGCTCTTCATAGTATTTTTTGATAATTGTCTTTGCTCTATCCATTTGCAACCCCTCTGTAGAATACGGATTCTCCTGCTGTTTTACTCTTTCTTATGATCTTAATAACATCTCCTGGTGCAGCGCCAAGATCTTTAATTGCTGGATCACTAGCGAAGATAATTGGTAGTTGGTTTACTTGTATGTTGTATTCTTCGAGAACCTTTTTTTTCTCTTCTTCAGTGAGTTTGATGTGTTCAGGAACAAGTCTGTGTTTGTTTGCTTTTGTCATGGAGTCACCTTGTGTTATTGTGATAGGCCGGACGGGGTTTGAACCCGCGACCCCCTGATTCCTTCACCGCTTTGGAAGCGTTAAAAGTCAGGTGCTCTACCAGGCTGAGCTACCGGCCTTTAAACGCCGTGGCCGG from Candidatus Woesearchaeota archaeon includes these protein-coding regions:
- a CDS encoding DNA-directed RNA polymerase subunit B'', coding for MDRAKTIIKKYYEEQGFIDSEIESFNNFVEHQLQEIIDQNKVVEPTIIPPNVEKFEIRFDKIWVTQPEITEADGSTRPIYPIEARLRKISYAAPIYMEVSAHINGVQRETLTTQIGTLPIMLRSKHCHLSKLKKEELIAKGEDPTDPGGYFIINGTEKVLITVEDLAANRLLIEKNKVGPSLYTGRLFSEGGAYKIPHTFEKMKDGIYYLTFTRVKKVPVIVLMKALGLVKDEEIMRHISKDKHFDSVIVNLFEFVDIKSREDALDYLAKKTGITQAREQRIERMEEILDKYLLPHIGMTAESREAKAKNLAKLLKKFVLTCNGEIELDDKDHYANKRLKMSGDLLADLFAVNFKVLINDMLYNFQRIVKRGKFPSLKVLIREKLLTQRLYSSLATGAWSGGRKGISQRIQRLNFNETMSHLQRVVSPLSASQENFAARELHPTHWGRICAMESPEGTNIGLRKNLALLSRVSADTAEEEVAKTLKSLGVRVD
- a CDS encoding DNA-directed RNA polymerase subunit H — encoded protein: MTKANKHRLVPEHIKLTEEEKKKVLEEYNIQVNQLPIIFASDPAIKDLGAAPGDVIKIIRKSKTAGESVFYRGVANG